GGCCGAGGCTGAAGCAGAAATCCTCTGCTTCTAGCCGCCTATCCCAGCGCCAGCCCGATGGCCGCGCCCGCCGCCAGCGACAGCACCGTCACCAGCCACAGCGGCACCTGCGTCTTCGCGCGGCTGTCTGCCTCGGCCGCGACATCCTCGGGATGTGCGCGCTCCCACAGGGCCTGTTCGACCATCTGCGGCAACAGCGGGCCATAGCGTCCGACGGTCTGGACGATCTTGCTCATATCGGCCGCCACGGCCTTGGGACCCAGATTGGACTTGATGTAATCCGAGACCACCGGCTTGGCGGCATCCCAGATGTTCAACTGCGGATCGACCGAACGCGCCACGCCTTCGACGACCACCATGGTGCGTTGCAGCAGGATCAGTTCGGTCCGCGTCCGCATACCGAAACGCTCGGTCACCTCGAAGAGATAGCCCAGCAGATTCGCCATGGAAATCTGGCTGGCATCAACACCGAAGATCGGCTCTCCGACGGCCCGAAGGGCGCGGGCAAAGGCGGCCTCGTCACGGTCGCGCGGCACATATCCGGCCTCGAAATGAACGCGGGCGACGCGGCGATAGTCGCGGCGGATAAAGCCCATCAGGATCTCGGCATAGACGCGACGCGAATATTCATCGATTTCACCCATGATCCCGAAATCATAGGCAATGACATCGCCATTCGCCGCGACCTTCAGATTGCCGTGATGCATGTCCGCGTGGAAAAAACCGTCCCGCAAGGCATGTTGCAGGAACAGTTGAATGACCCGTGTCGCGATGCGCGTGACATCATGGCCCGCCGCGATCAGCGCCTCGCGGTCGCCCATCGGCAGCCCCTCGGCCCAATCCGAGGTCAGAACCCGACGACCCGACAGATGCCAATGCGGCGCGGGCACCGCAAATCGTTCGTCATCCCTGGTGTTTTCTGCAAATTCCGAGGCGGCAGCGGCCTCCAGCCGCATGTCCTGTTCACCGGCGACGACGCTTTCGAAATGGCTGACCACATCGCGCGGGCGCAGACGGCGACTGCCCGGTGACAGGAATTCGATGATCCCCGCAGCGAAATGGAATGCGTCGATGTCACGGCGAAAGGCGGCCGCGATTCCGGGGCGCAGCACCTTCACGGCAACCTCTTGCCCGGTTTCGGCAATGCGCGCCCGATGCACCTGCGCGATCGAGGCCGCTGCAACCGGTTCCGAGAACTCGGAAAACAGGCTGTCGACCGGCTGGCCCAATTCGGATTCGATGGTACGCTTGGCGATCTCGGTGGGGAAAGGCGGCAGACGGTCCTGCAGCATCCGCAGCTGATCGGCCAGTTCGGTGCCCACGACATCTGCCCGGGTCGAGAGAATCTGCCCGAACTTGATATAGGCCGGTCCCAGCG
This is a stretch of genomic DNA from Paracoccus seriniphilus. It encodes these proteins:
- the ubiB gene encoding 2-polyprenylphenol 6-hydroxylase; its protein translation is MRGPHNLLRLIRTGATFERTGAMQVALDAVEAPPRLRIAARVLGWPFRWLGYKGDPNLPPLTRAITALGPAYIKFGQILSTRADVVGTELADQLRMLQDRLPPFPTEIAKRTIESELGQPVDSLFSEFSEPVAAASIAQVHRARIAETGQEVAVKVLRPGIAAAFRRDIDAFHFAAGIIEFLSPGSRRLRPRDVVSHFESVVAGEQDMRLEAAAASEFAENTRDDERFAVPAPHWHLSGRRVLTSDWAEGLPMGDREALIAAGHDVTRIATRVIQLFLQHALRDGFFHADMHHGNLKVAANGDVIAYDFGIMGEIDEYSRRVYAEILMGFIRRDYRRVARVHFEAGYVPRDRDEAAFARALRAVGEPIFGVDASQISMANLLGYLFEVTERFGMRTRTELILLQRTMVVVEGVARSVDPQLNIWDAAKPVVSDYIKSNLGPKAVAADMSKIVQTVGRYGPLLPQMVEQALWERAHPEDVAAEADSRAKTQVPLWLVTVLSLAAGAAIGLALG